A window of the Amycolatopsis solani genome harbors these coding sequences:
- a CDS encoding pyridoxamine 5'-phosphate oxidase family protein, which produces MTAWREFEAAEPEFAKRVRTLFDAHKHKTIATLRADGSPRISGIETRFTDGELTFGSMPNARKGADLARDPRFALHSATVDPVEGEEAAWPGEAKIAGRAVPGDGDGFRVDIAEVVHTHLNAAATLLVVEWWTPSGGLRKVERE; this is translated from the coding sequence ATGACTGCGTGGCGGGAGTTCGAAGCGGCGGAACCGGAGTTCGCGAAGCGCGTGCGGACGCTGTTCGACGCGCACAAGCACAAGACGATCGCAACGCTGCGAGCCGACGGTTCGCCGCGGATTTCGGGCATCGAGACGAGGTTCACGGACGGCGAGCTGACGTTCGGCTCGATGCCGAACGCCCGGAAGGGCGCGGATCTGGCGCGGGACCCGCGGTTCGCTCTGCACAGCGCGACGGTCGACCCGGTCGAGGGCGAGGAGGCGGCTTGGCCGGGGGAGGCGAAGATCGCGGGCCGCGCGGTGCCGGGCGACGGTGACGGCTTCCGGGTGGACATCGCGGAGGTCGTCCACACGCACCTGAACGCGGCGGCGACGTTGCTGGTGGTGGAGTGGTGGACGCCGTCAGGCGGGCTGCGGAAGGTGGAGCGCGAGTGA
- the glmS gene encoding glutamine--fructose-6-phosphate transaminase (isomerizing): MCGIVGYIGGQNAAPILLEGLTRLEYRGYDSAGIAVLGAKNAQVHRVVGRVRNLTAALPKRLSGKVGIGHTRWATHGPASEANAHPHTSEDGRICVVHNGIIDNADALRAQLTDAGVTLTSETDTEVLAHLIARANADTLEDAVVEAVSRITGTYAIAVTDSEHPDRLVIARNGSPLIIGVGEREMFIASDLAALVRHTSQVAHLDDGEFATVFATGYRTFTVDESDTTKPATEIDIAAEDLDLGGYPHYMAKEIQEQPESVERIIRGRLDDRFGVARLDGLNLTPRELRGFSRVKILGCGSAYYAGQVGATMIEELARIPADAEAASEFRYRNPIIEADTLYVAVSQSGETIDTAFAVEEIKRKGGRVVGLVNVVGSTIARACDGGVYLHAGPEIAVASTKALTNMAIGFALLALALGRVRDLSNADGQRIIDALRAMPGQIKSILDEGPRIAEHAKEIATANSLFFVGRVRGYPVAREGAQKFKEISYRHAEAYQTSELKHGPLALIDPALPTVAIVPSDELTGRNLAAVQQIKARGGAVLAVTHEDVDFGELDVPRIVVPKTEPELDPILLTIPLQLLAYHAALSLGYDIDKPRNLAKSVTVE; the protein is encoded by the coding sequence ATGTGCGGAATCGTCGGCTACATCGGCGGCCAGAACGCCGCCCCCATCCTGCTCGAAGGCCTGACGCGGCTGGAGTACCGCGGCTACGACTCGGCCGGGATCGCCGTGCTCGGCGCGAAGAACGCCCAGGTCCACCGGGTCGTCGGGCGGGTGCGCAACCTCACCGCCGCGCTGCCGAAGCGCCTCAGCGGCAAGGTCGGCATCGGGCACACGCGGTGGGCCACCCACGGGCCCGCGTCCGAGGCCAACGCCCACCCGCACACCTCCGAAGACGGGCGCATCTGCGTCGTCCACAACGGGATCATCGACAACGCCGACGCCCTGCGCGCGCAGCTCACCGACGCCGGCGTCACCCTCACCTCCGAGACCGACACCGAGGTCCTCGCCCACCTGATCGCCCGCGCGAACGCGGACACCCTCGAAGACGCCGTCGTCGAAGCGGTCTCGCGGATCACCGGCACGTACGCGATCGCCGTCACCGACAGCGAGCACCCCGACCGGCTGGTGATCGCGCGCAACGGCTCGCCGCTGATCATCGGGGTCGGCGAGCGGGAGATGTTCATCGCCAGCGACCTCGCCGCGCTGGTCCGACACACCTCGCAGGTCGCGCACCTCGACGACGGCGAGTTCGCGACGGTCTTCGCCACCGGCTACCGGACCTTCACCGTCGACGAGAGCGACACCACCAAGCCCGCCACCGAGATCGACATCGCCGCCGAAGACCTCGACCTGGGCGGCTACCCGCACTACATGGCCAAGGAAATCCAGGAGCAGCCCGAATCCGTGGAGCGGATCATCCGCGGCCGGCTCGACGACCGGTTCGGCGTCGCGCGCCTGGACGGGCTCAACCTGACGCCGCGGGAGCTGCGCGGCTTCAGCCGGGTGAAGATCCTCGGCTGCGGCTCCGCCTACTACGCCGGCCAGGTCGGCGCGACGATGATCGAGGAGCTGGCGAGGATCCCCGCCGACGCCGAAGCCGCGTCGGAGTTCCGCTACCGCAACCCGATCATCGAGGCGGACACGCTCTACGTCGCGGTCAGCCAGTCCGGCGAGACGATCGACACCGCCTTCGCCGTCGAAGAGATCAAGCGCAAGGGCGGCCGCGTGGTCGGCCTGGTCAACGTCGTCGGCTCGACCATCGCCCGCGCCTGTGACGGCGGCGTGTACCTGCACGCCGGTCCCGAGATCGCGGTCGCCTCGACCAAGGCGCTCACCAACATGGCGATCGGCTTCGCCCTGCTCGCGCTGGCCCTCGGCCGGGTCCGCGACCTGTCCAATGCGGACGGACAGCGGATCATCGACGCGCTGCGCGCCATGCCGGGTCAGATCAAGTCCATTTTGGACGAAGGGCCGCGCATAGCCGAGCACGCGAAGGAAATCGCCACCGCGAACAGCCTGTTCTTCGTCGGCCGCGTCCGGGGTTACCCGGTGGCGCGGGAGGGCGCGCAGAAGTTCAAGGAGATCTCCTACCGCCACGCCGAGGCGTACCAGACGTCCGAGCTCAAGCACGGCCCGCTCGCCCTGATCGACCCGGCGCTGCCGACCGTCGCGATCGTGCCGTCGGACGAGCTGACCGGGCGCAACCTGGCCGCCGTGCAGCAGATCAAGGCCCGCGGCGGCGCCGTGCTGGCCGTGACGCACGAGGACGTCGACTTCGGCGAGCTCGACGTCCCGCGGATCGTCGTCCCGAAGACCGAGCCGGAACTGGACCCGATCCTCCTCACGATCCCGCTGCAGCTGCTCGCCTACCACGCCGCGCTCAGCCTGGGCTACGACATCGACAAGCCGCGCAACCTGGCCAAGTCGGTCACCGTGGAGTGA
- a CDS encoding VOC family protein translates to MITFAGMSLPVTSLDRSLPFYTSLGFTTEVRNGRFALLRLGTGTLGLLELGAVVSRETTRLRAFVQVELLADDLDELYADFVARGVPVLGPPRDRGFERQLQLRDPDGFTVEFADHSPR, encoded by the coding sequence TTGATCACGTTCGCCGGGATGAGCCTGCCGGTCACCAGCCTCGACCGATCGCTCCCGTTCTACACCTCACTCGGGTTCACCACCGAAGTCCGCAACGGCCGGTTCGCGTTGCTGCGCCTGGGAACCGGCACGCTCGGCCTGCTGGAACTGGGTGCCGTCGTCTCCCGGGAAACGACCCGGCTGCGGGCGTTCGTCCAGGTCGAGCTGCTCGCCGACGACCTCGACGAGCTGTACGCCGACTTCGTCGCCCGCGGGGTGCCGGTGCTCGGCCCGCCGCGTGATCGCGGGTTCGAGCGGCAGCTCCAGCTGCGGGACCCCGACGGGTTCACGGTCGAGTTCGCCGACCACAGCCCGCGCTGA
- a CDS encoding STAS domain-containing protein, whose protein sequence is MTLFSTTTRTTGTGPVVSVEGELDVATAPRLRAAIGSAPLDRGQLLVIDLAGVTFCDSSGISTLIAARNVADAAGAGVALAAVPARLKRTFGLIGLADFFPTYPSADAAITAHG, encoded by the coding sequence GTGACCCTGTTTTCCACGACCACGCGAACCACTGGAACCGGGCCGGTGGTCTCGGTCGAAGGCGAGCTCGACGTGGCCACCGCCCCCCGGCTGCGCGCCGCGATCGGTTCCGCGCCCCTGGACCGCGGCCAGCTGCTGGTGATCGACCTGGCCGGGGTGACGTTCTGCGACTCCAGCGGCATTTCCACGCTGATCGCGGCCCGCAACGTCGCCGACGCGGCCGGCGCCGGCGTCGCACTGGCCGCCGTCCCGGCCCGGCTCAAGCGGACGTTCGGCTTGATCGGCCTCGCGGACTTCTTCCCGACCTACCCGAGCGCCGACGCGGCGATCACCGCCCACGGCTAG
- a CDS encoding PP2C family protein-serine/threonine phosphatase: protein MMCDAGDQAGPAFSALLEDSAEDLYEHAPCGYLSTLLDGTIAKINATLLGWLGWERGDVVGRRRFADLLTVGGRIYHETHFAPLLRMQGELGGVAFELKTATGTRLPVLVTSTVKTGTDGQPQLIRTTVFDARDRRAYERELLRAREAAERERDRVQRLARTLQRTLLPPALPEVPGVQVAAYYHPASPDEVGGDFYDLFPLTGGTWGFFLGDVSGKGAGAAVVTSLARYTLRAAATYDPDPATVLTHLNTVLHQEYDGADPRYCTVVHGVVRPGDGGAAVTLGSGGHPPALLLRADGTSAFLTVPGGQLVGAFPHARFATVDVFLAPGDTLLLYSDGLTEARTHGRTRYSGERLRAHLTGRVPTTAPSVVAAVTDLLAGFGDGVDDDTALLALSIPFPGGDPP from the coding sequence ATGATGTGCGACGCCGGCGACCAGGCCGGCCCGGCGTTCTCGGCGTTGCTGGAAGACAGCGCCGAAGACCTCTACGAACACGCGCCCTGCGGCTACCTTTCGACGTTGCTCGACGGCACGATCGCGAAGATCAACGCGACGCTGCTCGGCTGGCTCGGCTGGGAACGCGGCGACGTCGTCGGGCGGCGCCGGTTCGCCGACCTGCTCACCGTCGGCGGCCGGATCTACCACGAGACGCACTTCGCGCCGCTGCTGCGCATGCAAGGTGAGCTCGGCGGGGTCGCGTTCGAGCTGAAGACCGCGACCGGCACGCGGCTGCCGGTGCTGGTGACCTCGACGGTCAAGACCGGCACCGACGGGCAGCCGCAGCTGATCCGCACCACCGTCTTCGACGCGCGGGACAGGCGCGCCTACGAGCGGGAGCTCCTGCGGGCGCGCGAAGCCGCCGAACGCGAACGCGACCGGGTGCAGCGGCTGGCGCGGACGCTGCAGCGGACCCTGCTGCCGCCGGCCCTGCCCGAGGTGCCGGGCGTGCAGGTCGCGGCGTACTACCACCCCGCGTCACCCGACGAGGTCGGCGGCGACTTCTACGACCTGTTCCCGCTGACCGGCGGCACGTGGGGGTTCTTCCTCGGCGACGTCTCCGGGAAGGGCGCCGGCGCGGCCGTGGTGACGTCGCTGGCGCGCTACACGCTGCGCGCGGCCGCGACGTACGACCCGGACCCGGCGACCGTGCTGACGCACCTCAACACCGTGCTGCACCAGGAATACGACGGCGCCGACCCGCGCTACTGCACGGTCGTCCACGGCGTCGTCCGGCCCGGCGACGGCGGCGCCGCGGTCACCCTCGGCAGCGGCGGCCACCCGCCGGCCCTGCTGCTGCGCGCCGACGGCACGTCGGCGTTCCTCACCGTCCCCGGCGGGCAGCTGGTCGGCGCGTTCCCCCACGCGCGCTTCGCCACCGTGGACGTCTTCCTGGCGCCGGGCGACACCCTGCTCCTCTACAGCGACGGGCTGACCGAAGCCCGCACCCACGGCCGCACCCGCTACAGCGGCGAGCGGCTGCGGGCCCACCTGACCGGCCGGGTGCCCACCACCGCGCCGTCGGTCGTCGCCGCCGTGACCGACCTGCTCGCCGGCTTCGGCGACGGCGTCGACGACGACACCGCCCTGCTCGCGCTGAGCATCCCGTTTCCCGGAGGCGATCCACCGTGA
- a CDS encoding alpha/beta fold hydrolase, whose protein sequence is MSMRRRNNVVVTGLEDGPTLLLAHGFGCDQNLWRLVVPALAERYRVVLFDHTGSGRSDTSAWTAGRYGGLDGYADDVLAICHELGLADVVLVGHSVGAMIAVLAANREPDRFAKLVLLTPSPCYLDDGDYRGGFSRADIDELLEALDANYLGWSAAMAPVIMGNADRPELGEELTNSFCRTDPAIARVFARATFLSDNRADLAKVSVPTLIVECAQDAIAPPEVARFTHERIEGSVLVTLDATGHCPQLSAPEATAAAITAFVSGP, encoded by the coding sequence GTGAGCATGCGCCGCCGGAACAACGTGGTCGTAACCGGTCTCGAAGACGGTCCCACGCTCCTGCTCGCGCACGGTTTCGGCTGTGACCAGAACCTCTGGCGCCTCGTCGTCCCGGCGCTCGCCGAGCGGTACCGCGTGGTGCTGTTCGACCACACCGGTTCCGGCCGCTCGGACACCTCGGCGTGGACCGCCGGGCGCTACGGCGGTCTCGACGGCTACGCCGACGACGTCCTGGCGATCTGCCACGAGCTCGGCCTGGCGGACGTCGTCCTGGTCGGCCACTCGGTCGGCGCGATGATCGCGGTGCTGGCCGCCAACCGCGAACCGGACCGGTTCGCGAAGCTGGTGCTGCTCACGCCGTCGCCGTGCTACCTCGACGACGGGGACTACCGGGGCGGGTTCAGCCGCGCGGACATCGACGAGCTGCTCGAGGCGCTCGACGCCAACTACCTGGGCTGGTCGGCGGCGATGGCGCCGGTGATCATGGGCAACGCGGACCGCCCGGAGCTCGGCGAGGAGCTGACGAACAGCTTCTGCCGCACCGATCCCGCGATCGCGCGGGTCTTCGCCAGGGCGACCTTCCTCTCCGACAACCGCGCCGACCTGGCGAAGGTTTCGGTGCCGACGCTGATCGTCGAGTGCGCGCAGGACGCCATCGCGCCGCCGGAGGTCGCGCGGTTCACGCACGAACGGATCGAGGGCAGCGTGCTGGTCACGCTGGACGCGACCGGGCACTGCCCGCAGCTCAGCGCGCCGGAGGCGACCGCCGCCGCGATCACGGCCTTCGTGAGCGGACCATGA
- a CDS encoding STAS domain-containing protein: protein MTTDGNRMRPQDLVRVTPERTGDAVVLTVSGEIDLLSASVLSNAITEALADPPGLLVLDLSGVSFLASIGITALLEARHGAGHGTRVRVVAPEGSVVARTLQLTGLREALGVTTTRDAALAR, encoded by the coding sequence GTGACCACGGACGGCAATCGGATGCGGCCCCAGGACCTGGTGCGCGTGACGCCGGAACGCACCGGCGACGCGGTCGTCCTGACGGTGTCCGGCGAAATCGACCTCCTCAGCGCCTCCGTGCTGAGCAACGCCATCACCGAAGCGCTGGCCGACCCGCCGGGCCTGCTCGTGCTCGACCTGAGCGGGGTCTCGTTCCTCGCTTCCATCGGCATCACGGCCCTGCTCGAAGCCCGCCACGGCGCCGGCCACGGCACCCGGGTGCGGGTCGTCGCGCCGGAGGGCAGCGTCGTCGCCCGCACCCTCCAGCTGACCGGCTTGCGCGAAGCGCTGGGCGTCACGACCACCCGGGACGCCGCCCTCGCGCGCTGA